aactaacaataaaaggaaaataaatataaaaaaaaggtccAAAATTAGCATTAATCGTTATATTTATTGGGTGCAGTGTGGTGTTACATAGTGAAAGAAGCGATAGGTAGCAAAGGGTGTTAGGGAAAGGGGAAAGAAAATGGTGTGCATAAGGAAGGCGACGGTGAAGGACCTTCTGGCGATGCAGGCGTGCAACCTCTTCTGCCTTCCTGAGAACTATCAGATGAAGTATTACTTCTATCACATCCTCTCATGGCCTCAGCTTCTCTACGTCGCCGAAGACTACAACGGTCGCATCGTCGGCTACGTTCTCGCCAAGATGGAGGAGGAAACCACCGACTGCCACGGCCACATAACCTCCCTTGCCGTCCTCCGCACCCACCGCAAACTCGGTCTCGCCACCAAACTCATGACCGCCGCACAGAACGCCATGGAACAGGTACATAACCACTCCTATCTTTCGATAGATCAATTATATTGCCGAAAAAAATATTCAGGGACTAAAATcacttataattaaaaattgaggGAATAAAATTGGGGATTTAGGGTTCCATTTGTGGATTTTGTAAAATATGGAACCAAAGTTAAATCAGGCTAagtatatttacatatatttgttttctcgGTCTTGTATTGGATTCTCCCACACAGGTGTTTGGTGCCGAGTACGTGTCCCTGCACGTGCGCAAGAGCAACCGCGCGGCCTTCAATTTGTACACCGAGACCTTGGGGTACAAGATTCATGATGTGGAGGCTAAGTATTATGCGGACGGAGAGGATGCTTATGACATGAGGAAGCAGCTCAAGGGGAAGCAGCAGCATCAGCAGCACCATCAtcaccaccatcaccatcaccaccaccaccatcacgaACATGGAGGCATGTGTTGTTCCGGAGAGGTCAAGGGGAATGCCAAAGCCACCTGATTGAATGGTTAAGTCGTGGAAAGAAATGGGACTTTTAGTTTGAATTAGTAGGCTGTGGTTGAATTGTGTTGTGCAAACTTGTTGTAGATTTATTGGGCTGTGTTGCCtcattttgatataaattttttctttgctGTTTTGGTTTCCGCTTTGTGATGCCTGAATGAATAATAGGGTTGCTGTGATTTGGtatctttgttgttttttgtCATGGGAATTTATTTTCACTTGAGGACTTGCTGTGAGCAGAGTTGTTAATTGCAGGTACTATAGATTGGTGTCGTGCTATGCGGAGCGGCATTGATCTACTGGAGCTTCATTTGTTTGGCACCATGGTGCGTGCCAGCATAGCTGTAGCTGTTGTGGCCACTACTGTCTACAGTTTTGCTGGGAAAAAGGTTTGTTGGTTGTTCTACTTTCTTCATAGTAGCGGTTACTACTTTGTGTTTATGTCACTGTAGCTGCATGTTTTGAATTGGCGATTCATGCCAGTACCTGTAGTTAATCACTAGGTATGAGAGAAATCGAGGATAAATATTTGCAGTACCAAGGTCCTTATCAATGGACTGTTACTTCCTTGCTGTGGATAAACTAAAATTGAGTATTTTTCATTTCTGATGCAAATCGGGTGGAAGAATTGGGTGATTATGGAGTCAGTATAACAAGGATCTTGACGAAGAAAAGatgcttttattttcaaatttgaggTGGTTCTTGGAGTATttcaaagtaaataatttaGTGCACTAATTTAGGTATAGTATTTGAAGTTCCTCTTTGAAGATTGTAACCTATTGCAGGCAAAAGTAGAACTGTGTAGAGATCCAGTTTCTTCAGAGGTTTtccttttactttatttttcttattaatactTGTAGTAGCAGCTAATCCGCATcgtaatttcaatttaaagaaaCATTCTTTCACCCGGGACGTGCTTGTATTGTTCATTAAGATCTTcgttttcaattattaaatacaaaataaatatgttttgagACATTGGCATATGTGTCGAAGTGTTTGAGGCATTCGAATGTCGAAATGTCTATACATGTTTAGTGAAGAAAGAGAATGTCTAGGAAATTTTAAAGCAAGATTTTGAATCCAAGAATAAAGCAACGTTCTAAGAAgaaaacataagaaaacatGCATTTTCtgttatatttcaatatatgttataaaaagtTAGAAATGATGTATCAAATAAAGTTAGATAAACAAATTTATGTTATCTTATCAGTGAAGTGCATTGGtgaaatgtattaaatataatttataccgAATAATGGTCTTTTTTATCCTTATCATATCTTAAACgatattaaacaatattaattgATGACAACCTTAGCTTCTTGTAACAAGTTGCTTTCAAAAATAGAAGATATGACACCAATCCATCTATTgaattttaacttttctaaaattgtattttctttctttttgaatgTTTTCCTTACTAACCTCAATTTaaatctttgtttttctctatCTAATTTGCTTTGGTATGTACTaccttttttctaatttatttgggggaataaacaaaatttgaaaggGTTGAAAGAATATTATGAGGTTAGAATTTATATTggatcaattattttaaaatttatttttattttcactttaagtaaatatatcaaaattttagtagaaaaatcacatgtaattttaataactgtttttttataatagattttgattttataaagtttgtgtaacatctcaaaatatgtgtataaatCATATTGAGTGGAATGCATCATATGTAATAAAGTAAAGCAGTCAAGAGTAGAGTCAGATGAAGTATAtataatacagtcatccaaaatgaaatgtaaaagcTCTACATATAGtcatagagtctttcaaaaggaagtgagataaaagaaaactaaagtaTATACATATGAACATAAACATCCTAACTACTCAGCAGTGTCTAGAGTCTCAGCGGCATCAACTCCATCTAATACTTGTTCCAAAGGAACCTCTGCAATCTCTACTCACATCCaaatttggatgatcattgcaaaagaaaacaaacacagacaaaacaaacaatacacacgcaagggtaagctagaattcaaaagaatacaagtccaatacaatttaaacaaagtaaaatagGCATACAAGTAATCGCAATCACag
This DNA window, taken from Vigna radiata var. radiata cultivar VC1973A chromosome 5, Vradiata_ver6, whole genome shotgun sequence, encodes the following:
- the LOC106762140 gene encoding N-terminal acetyltransferase A complex catalytic subunit NAA10 — encoded protein: MVCIRKATVKDLLAMQACNLFCLPENYQMKYYFYHILSWPQLLYVAEDYNGRIVGYVLAKMEEETTDCHGHITSLAVLRTHRKLGLATKLMTAAQNAMEQVFGAEYVSLHVRKSNRAAFNLYTETLGYKIHDVEAKYYADGEDAYDMRKQLKGKQQHQQHHHHHHHHHHHHHHEHGGMCCSGEVKGNAKAT